In Ostrea edulis chromosome 4, xbOstEdul1.1, whole genome shotgun sequence, a single window of DNA contains:
- the LOC125670173 gene encoding UPF0728 protein-like has protein sequence MPQNARALIAYGPYEACYLVDHRKSRLQGLETVLFKDGHSVEFEEIDDWNIVEIWVNGECVFKCDIRELDYGSDGDLDPLCKKAQEAVQSAF, from the exons ATGCCACAGAATGCCAGGGCTCTGATAGCTTATGGGCCTTACGAAGCATGCTATCTGGTAGATCACAGAAAAAGTCGGCTACAAGGATTAGAAA CGGTCTTGTTTAAAGATGGCCACTCAGTGGAGTTTGAGGAGATAGATGACTGGAACATTGTTGAGATCTGGGTCAATGGAGAGTGTGTGTTCAAGTGTGACATCAGAGAGTTAGATTATG GCAGTGATGGAGATCTTGACCCACTGTGCAAGAAAGCACAGGAGGCTGTCCAAAGTGCATTCTGA
- the LOC125670833 gene encoding NFU1 iron-sulfur cluster scaffold homolog, mitochondrial-like: MAFRQILRPLTVTSIAAFRKEGPQRIFSYSRNITTFQKLRKDLLKWKLQPSHVRTMFIQTQETPNPNSLKFMPGVQVLETGTIDFPNPRSSACSPLAKMLFRIDGVKGVFFGSDFITVTKADDDLDWQLMKPDIYATIMDFFASNLPILTDEQPSADTAIDPDDDDTVLMIKELLDTRIRPTVQEDGGDIVYMGFEDGIVKLKMQGSCTSCPSSVVTLKSGVQNMLQFYIPEVLGVEQIEDEVDDVNKREFEKLENSLQEKEGDARDA, from the exons ATGGCGTTCAGACAAATTTTGCGACCTCTGACTGTGACGTCTATCGCAGCTTTTCGTAAAGAAGGACCTCAGAG AATATTTTCCTATTCGAGAAATATAACAACATTTCAGAAGCTTAGGAAAGATTTGTTGAAATGGAAACTTCAGCCTTCGCATG TGAGAACCATGTTCATCCAAACCCAGGAAACTCCCAACCCGAACAGTCTCAAGTTCATGCCTGGTGTCCAGGTTCTGGAGACGGGTACAATAGACTTCCCAAATCCCCGGTCATCTGCTTGCTCTCCACTGGCCAA AATGCTATTTAGAATTGATGGAGTGAAGGGTGTATTCTTTGGATCTGATTTTATCACAGTCACAAAA GCTGATGATGATTTGGACTGGCAGTTGATGAAGCCAGACATTTACGCCACAATTATGGATTTCTTTGCCAGTAATTTGCCCATTTTGACAGATGAGCAGCCCTCAGCAGACACAG CAATTGACCCAGATGATGATGATACAGTGTTGATGATAAAAGAACTACTGGACACCCGTATCAGACCCACAGTTCAGGAGGATGGAGGGGACATTGTGTACATG ggcTTTGAGGATGGCATTGTGAAGCTGAAGATGCAGGGTTCCTGTACAAGTTGTCCTAGCTCGGTGGTCACTCTGAAGAGTGGAGTACAGAACATGCTACAGTTCTACATCCCAGAGGTGCTCGGTGTGGAACAG ATTGAGGATGAAGTGGATGATGTCAACAAGAGGGAATTTGAAAAGCTAGAGAATTCACTGCAGGAAAAGGAGGGTGATGCACGCGACGCATAA